A window of the Scandinavium goeteborgense genome harbors these coding sequences:
- a CDS encoding LrgB family protein, which yields MNSLALSLLCLAMTLGLYYANKRLYRRFRKLPLMPLVFTPLLLVLILVFGHISYQSYMGEAHWLLWLLGPATLAFAVPVYDNLAVIKRHWMSLSAGVLTANVVAVCSSVWLARLFTLSDEIQRSLAVRSITTPFALAAAKPLGGQPELVALFVVITGVFGMAVGDMLFLRLAIREGMAKGAGFGAASHGAGTARSYELGPQEGVIASLVMMLSGVTMVLCAPLVAWAMF from the coding sequence GTGAATAGTCTTGCCCTGAGCTTGCTGTGTCTGGCAATGACCCTCGGACTCTATTACGCCAACAAACGCCTGTATCGTCGCTTTCGCAAACTGCCGTTGATGCCGCTGGTTTTCACTCCGCTGTTGCTGGTGCTGATTTTGGTATTCGGCCACATTTCTTATCAGAGTTACATGGGCGAAGCGCACTGGCTGCTGTGGCTGCTCGGCCCGGCGACCCTCGCCTTTGCGGTGCCGGTGTATGACAATCTGGCGGTGATCAAACGCCACTGGATGTCCCTCAGTGCAGGTGTGCTGACGGCGAATGTGGTGGCGGTGTGCAGCTCAGTGTGGCTGGCGCGGCTGTTTACGTTGTCCGATGAAATACAGCGTAGCCTGGCGGTGCGTTCCATCACCACACCGTTTGCTCTCGCCGCCGCGAAGCCGCTGGGCGGACAGCCGGAACTGGTGGCGCTGTTCGTGGTGATTACCGGGGTGTTTGGCATGGCGGTCGGCGATATGCTGTTTTTGCGTCTCGCCATTCGGGAAGGTATGGCGAAAGGCGCAGGCTTTGGCGCGGCATCACACGGCGCAGGCACCGCCCGTTCTTATGAACTTGGCCCACAGGAAGGGGTGATTGCCAGTCTGGTCATGATGCTTTCCGGCGTCACGATGGTGCTGTGTGCGCCGTTAGTCGCGTGGGCGATGTTCTGA
- a CDS encoding CidA/LrgA family protein, with protein MAVALGRVTPAVLHHLQIPVQVVLYAGLFVLAEHLVAWGDLPLPANLVGLVLMLALIVCRILPLNWVRAGSRWLLAEMLLFFVPAVVAVVNYAQLLMVDGWRIFLVIALSTLMVLGATAWVVDKVYRYELSRLNRE; from the coding sequence ATGGCTGTGGCCTTAGGGCGCGTAACGCCTGCTGTCCTGCATCATCTTCAAATCCCGGTGCAGGTGGTGTTGTACGCCGGATTGTTTGTGCTGGCGGAACATCTGGTGGCGTGGGGCGATCTTCCGCTGCCTGCCAATCTGGTCGGTTTAGTGCTGATGCTGGCGCTGATTGTGTGTCGCATTTTGCCGCTCAACTGGGTACGCGCCGGTTCGCGCTGGCTGCTGGCGGAAATGCTGCTGTTTTTCGTTCCGGCGGTGGTGGCGGTGGTGAATTACGCACAATTGCTGATGGTCGACGGCTGGCGCATTTTTCTGGTGATTGCCTTGAGCACCCTGATGGTACTGGGCGCAACTGCCTGGGTGGTTGATAAGGTGTATCGGTACGAGCTGAGCAGGCTAAACCGTGAATAG
- a CDS encoding LysR family transcriptional regulator gives MDIRTLRYFVEVVRQQSFTRAAEKLFVTQPTISKMLKNLEDDLNCTLLIRDGRKLLLTDTGRVVFERGLAILAEFRQLEAELSDINHLQKGILRLGIPPMVGMLMAGPISLFRQRYPGVELKIAEFGGLTVQQAVMNGELDVAMTALPVDEDSGLSTMPLFSHPLCVLVPKSGEWLHVESISPAQLAAHPLLIYNEDFALSRQLMTLFAEHDVKPRIAVRSGQWDFLAAMVQAGVGVAILPEPICQRLDKNTLRWIPLDSELHWQLGMIWREGTYLSHSAQAWLQCCEGFWLPGG, from the coding sequence ATGGATATAAGAACGCTTCGCTATTTCGTTGAAGTGGTCCGGCAACAGAGCTTTACCCGTGCGGCAGAGAAGCTGTTTGTCACACAACCCACCATCAGTAAGATGTTGAAAAATTTAGAAGATGACCTCAACTGTACCCTACTCATCCGTGACGGGCGCAAACTGCTTCTGACCGATACCGGACGCGTGGTGTTTGAGCGCGGCCTGGCGATTCTGGCCGAATTTCGCCAGCTTGAAGCGGAACTCAGTGATATCAATCACCTGCAAAAAGGAATACTGCGCCTCGGAATCCCGCCTATGGTTGGCATGTTAATGGCCGGCCCGATCAGTTTGTTTCGCCAGCGCTACCCCGGCGTGGAACTCAAAATTGCCGAATTCGGCGGCCTGACGGTGCAACAGGCGGTGATGAACGGCGAGCTGGATGTGGCGATGACTGCCCTGCCCGTGGATGAAGACAGCGGCCTGTCGACGATGCCGTTGTTCAGCCATCCGCTGTGCGTGCTGGTGCCGAAATCCGGTGAATGGCTACACGTTGAGTCCATCAGCCCGGCACAGTTAGCCGCGCACCCGCTGCTGATTTATAACGAAGATTTCGCGCTTAGCCGCCAGTTGATGACCCTGTTTGCCGAGCATGACGTCAAGCCGCGCATCGCGGTGCGCAGCGGCCAGTGGGATTTTTTGGCGGCGATGGTACAGGCGGGCGTTGGCGTGGCGATATTACCGGAACCGATTTGCCAGCGACTCGACAAAAACACCCTGCGCTGGATCCCCCTCGACAGCGAGCTGCACTGGCAACTGGGCATGATCTGGCGCGAAGGCACGTACCTCTCGCACAGCGCCCAGGCCTGGCTCCAGTGCTGCGAAGGATTTTGGCTACCGGGAGGCTAG
- the murQ gene encoding N-acetylmuramic acid 6-phosphate etherase, with product MKIDLSALTTESRNQASENIDTLSTLEMLKVINAEDQKVALAVEEQLPAIAKTVDAITQAFACGGRLIYCGAGTSGRLGILDASECPPTYGTPREMVVGLIAGGKTAILQAVENAEDSPQMGEQDLRDLALNERDVVIGIAASGRTPYVIGALNYARSVGATTGAIACNRGSEIGKLADIAIEPMVGPEVVTGSSRMKAGTAQKLVLNMLTTGAMIRSGKVFGNLMVDVEATNAKLLQRQVNIVVQATECDPATAEAALNACDRHCKTAIVMVLAGVSAADASAMLNNNNGFIRSAIQGIGSN from the coding sequence ATGAAAATTGATTTATCCGCACTGACTACAGAGAGCCGCAACCAGGCGAGCGAGAACATTGACACCCTGTCGACGCTGGAGATGCTGAAAGTCATTAATGCGGAAGACCAAAAGGTCGCGCTGGCGGTTGAAGAACAGCTGCCCGCCATCGCGAAGACCGTCGATGCGATTACTCAAGCCTTTGCCTGCGGCGGACGCCTGATTTACTGCGGCGCGGGCACCTCGGGCCGCCTCGGTATTCTGGATGCCAGCGAATGCCCACCGACCTACGGCACGCCGCGCGAAATGGTGGTTGGCCTGATTGCGGGCGGTAAAACCGCCATTTTGCAGGCGGTCGAAAACGCCGAAGACAGCCCGCAAATGGGCGAGCAGGATCTGCGTGATTTGGCCCTGAACGAACGCGACGTGGTCATCGGCATAGCGGCCAGCGGGCGCACGCCGTATGTGATTGGCGCCCTGAACTACGCTCGCAGCGTGGGCGCGACGACCGGCGCAATCGCCTGCAACCGCGGCAGCGAAATTGGCAAACTGGCCGACATCGCCATCGAACCGATGGTCGGCCCGGAAGTGGTCACCGGATCTTCCCGTATGAAAGCCGGCACCGCCCAGAAACTGGTGCTCAATATGTTGACCACCGGGGCGATGATCCGCTCCGGCAAAGTGTTCGGCAACCTGATGGTCGATGTGGAAGCCACCAATGCCAAGCTGCTGCAACGCCAGGTGAACATCGTGGTGCAGGCGACCGAGTGCGACCCGGCGACGGCGGAAGCTGCGCTGAACGCCTGCGATCGCCACTGTAAAACCGCCATTGTGATGGTTCTGGCGGGCGTCAGCGCCGCCGATGCCAGCGCGATGCTGAATAACAACAACGGCTTCATTCGCAGTGCCATCCAGGGCATCGGGAGCAACTGA
- the murP gene encoding PTS N-acetylmuramic acid transporter subunit IIBC — protein MAKITGSMIEQLLRLAGGPANISVCGNCMTRLRLTLVDRDAADIAQLKAVPGVLGVVNGDDQLQIILGPGKAQTASEMMNDLLKSEGAEAATPTSDADLRMQASQNKAKMKGKQNSAVHNFLTKFATIFTPLIPGFIAAGLLLGIATLLQQMLINDSASPATWLVDLIAYMKVFSIGLFTFLSILIGFNTQKAFGGSGVNGAIIASLFILRYVPEGKVGYYAGMQDFFGLVIDPRGNIIGVLLACILGAWIERQVRRCIHDSLDMILTSAITLLITGAITFTVIMPIGGELFKGMSWLFLHLNGNPFGTALLAGLFLIAVVFGIHQGFVPVYFALMDAQGFNSLFPILAMAGAGQVGASLALYFRAKHGSLLRTQIKGAIFPGLLGIGEPLIYGVTLPRLKPFVTACLGGAVGGFFIGMISWLGLPVGLNTVFGPSGLVSIPLMTSSQGIFAGMAVYVAGILISYLAGFVLTWFFGSKNVDLQ, from the coding sequence ATGGCGAAAATAACCGGCTCGATGATCGAGCAACTTCTGCGATTGGCGGGAGGACCGGCGAACATCAGTGTGTGTGGCAACTGCATGACGCGCCTGCGCCTGACGCTGGTCGATCGGGATGCCGCCGATATCGCACAGCTCAAAGCGGTGCCCGGCGTCCTCGGCGTGGTTAACGGCGACGATCAGCTGCAAATTATTCTCGGGCCGGGTAAAGCGCAAACTGCCAGTGAAATGATGAATGACCTGTTGAAATCAGAAGGTGCTGAGGCGGCTACACCAACCTCAGACGCCGACCTGAGAATGCAGGCCAGCCAGAATAAAGCGAAGATGAAAGGCAAGCAGAACAGCGCGGTGCATAACTTTTTGACCAAGTTTGCCACCATCTTTACCCCGCTGATCCCGGGCTTTATCGCCGCGGGCCTTTTGCTGGGTATCGCGACGCTGTTACAGCAAATGCTCATCAACGATAGCGCATCACCCGCGACCTGGCTCGTGGACCTGATCGCCTATATGAAGGTGTTCAGCATCGGCCTGTTCACCTTCCTCAGCATTCTGATCGGCTTTAACACCCAAAAAGCGTTTGGCGGCTCGGGCGTGAACGGCGCGATCATCGCCTCGCTGTTTATTTTGCGCTATGTGCCGGAAGGTAAAGTCGGCTATTACGCGGGAATGCAGGACTTTTTCGGGCTGGTTATCGACCCGCGCGGCAACATTATCGGCGTGCTGCTGGCCTGTATTCTCGGGGCGTGGATTGAGCGCCAGGTGCGGCGCTGTATTCATGATTCGCTGGATATGATCCTGACGTCGGCCATTACGCTGCTGATTACCGGGGCCATCACCTTCACGGTGATTATGCCGATTGGCGGCGAGCTGTTTAAAGGCATGTCGTGGCTGTTCCTGCACCTGAACGGCAACCCGTTTGGCACTGCGCTACTGGCTGGACTGTTCCTGATAGCCGTTGTGTTCGGCATTCATCAGGGCTTTGTGCCCGTGTATTTCGCGCTGATGGACGCGCAGGGCTTTAACTCTCTGTTCCCGATTCTGGCGATGGCTGGTGCCGGACAGGTCGGTGCGTCACTGGCGCTGTACTTCCGCGCCAAACACGGCTCGCTGTTACGCACACAGATTAAAGGCGCCATTTTCCCGGGCCTGCTGGGGATTGGCGAACCGCTGATTTACGGCGTGACGCTGCCGCGCCTGAAACCGTTCGTGACGGCCTGTCTCGGCGGCGCGGTCGGCGGCTTCTTCATTGGCATGATTTCGTGGCTGGGACTGCCAGTTGGCCTCAACACCGTCTTCGGCCCGTCTGGCCTGGTGTCGATTCCGCTGATGACGTCATCGCAGGGTATTTTCGCCGGAATGGCGGTGTACGTGGCGGGTATTCTGATTTCGTATCTGGCCGGTTTTGTTTTGACCTGGTTCTTTGGCAGTAAAAACGTCGACCTGCAATAA
- a CDS encoding Na+/H+ antiporter: MEIFFTILIMTLVVSLSGVITRVLPFQVPLPLMQIGIGAVLAWPTFGLHVEFDPELFLVLFIPPLLFADGWKTPTREFLEHGREIFGLALALVLVTVVGIGFLIYWAVPGIPLLPAFALAAVLSPTDAVALSGIVGEGRIPKKIMGILQGEALMNDASGLVALKFAVAVVMGTMVFTVGGAALEFVKVATGGILAGFIVSWSYGRSLRFLSRWGGDEPATQIVLLFLLPFASYLIAEHIGVSGILAAVAAGMTITRSGVMRTAPLAMRLRANSTWAMLEFVFNGMVFLLLGLQLPGILETSLVAAEADPNVDTWVLFADVILIYAALMLVRFGWLWTMQRFSLRFLKKKPMEFGSWTTRELLIASFAGVRGAITLAGVLSIPLLLPNGNIFPARYELVFLSAGVILFSLFVGVVILPILLRHIEVADQSQQHKEERLARSATADVAIVAIQKMEERLAADTKENIDNQLLTEVSSRVIGNLRRRADGRKDVETSMLEESLERRFRLAALRSERGELYHLRATRQISNETLQKLLHDLDLLEALLIEDQ, translated from the coding sequence ATGGAAATATTCTTCACAATACTGATCATGACCCTCGTGGTCTCCCTTTCCGGGGTCATCACCCGCGTCCTCCCTTTTCAGGTTCCACTGCCACTGATGCAAATTGGTATCGGGGCCGTGCTGGCGTGGCCTACGTTCGGGCTTCACGTCGAGTTTGACCCGGAATTGTTCCTCGTTCTGTTTATTCCGCCACTGCTTTTTGCCGACGGATGGAAAACGCCGACCCGTGAATTTCTTGAGCACGGGCGAGAGATTTTTGGCCTTGCACTGGCGTTAGTGTTGGTGACGGTCGTGGGTATCGGTTTCCTGATTTACTGGGCGGTGCCGGGGATTCCGCTGTTACCGGCGTTTGCGTTGGCGGCGGTACTGTCGCCCACCGATGCCGTGGCGCTGTCCGGGATCGTCGGGGAAGGGCGCATCCCGAAAAAGATTATGGGCATCTTGCAGGGCGAGGCGCTGATGAACGATGCGTCCGGTCTGGTGGCATTAAAATTTGCCGTCGCCGTGGTGATGGGCACCATGGTGTTCACCGTCGGCGGGGCCGCACTGGAGTTCGTCAAAGTGGCAACCGGCGGTATCCTGGCCGGGTTTATCGTCAGTTGGTCATACGGACGCTCATTACGTTTCCTCAGCCGCTGGGGCGGCGATGAACCAGCGACACAAATTGTGCTGCTGTTCCTGCTGCCGTTCGCGTCTTACCTGATTGCCGAACACATCGGCGTGTCGGGTATTCTGGCTGCCGTCGCCGCCGGGATGACCATCACCCGTTCTGGCGTGATGCGCACCGCGCCGCTGGCCATGCGTCTGCGCGCCAACAGCACCTGGGCGATGCTGGAGTTCGTGTTTAACGGCATGGTATTCCTGCTGTTGGGCCTGCAGCTGCCGGGCATTCTCGAAACGTCACTGGTGGCGGCAGAAGCGGATCCGAACGTCGACACCTGGGTGTTATTCGCCGACGTTATCCTGATTTATGCCGCCCTGATGCTGGTGCGTTTTGGCTGGCTGTGGACCATGCAGCGCTTCAGCCTGCGGTTCCTGAAAAAGAAACCGATGGAGTTCGGGAGCTGGACCACGCGCGAGCTGCTGATTGCCTCATTTGCTGGCGTACGCGGGGCGATTACGCTGGCCGGTGTGCTCTCTATTCCGTTGTTATTGCCGAATGGCAATATCTTCCCGGCGCGCTATGAGCTGGTGTTCCTCTCGGCGGGCGTGATCCTGTTCTCGCTGTTTGTTGGGGTGGTGATTCTGCCAATATTGTTGCGCCACATTGAGGTTGCCGACCAGTCTCAGCAGCACAAAGAAGAGCGTCTGGCGCGGTCCGCCACGGCAGATGTCGCCATTGTCGCTATTCAGAAAATGGAAGAACGGCTGGCAGCAGACACCAAAGAAAACATCGATAACCAGCTGCTCACCGAGGTGAGTTCGCGGGTAATCGGTAACCTGCGACGCCGGGCAGACGGGCGCAAAGATGTGGAAACCTCAATGCTGGAAGAGAGCCTTGAACGCCGTTTCCGCCTTGCGGCTCTGCGCTCCGAGCGCGGTGAGCTTTACCATCTGCGTGCCACCCGACAAATCAGCAATGAGACCCTGCAAAAGCTGCTGCACGATCTCGATTTGCTGGAAGCCTTGCTGATAGAAGACCAGTAA
- a CDS encoding NCS2 family permease, producing the protein MSTPSARTGGLDAWFKISARGSTVRQEILAGLTTFLAMVYSVIVVPGMLGKAGFPPAAVFVATCLVAGVGSLVMGLWANLPLAIGCAISLTAFTAFSLVLGQHISIPVALGAVFLMGVLFTIISATGIRSWILRNLPQGVAHGTGIGIGLFLLLIAANGVGLVIKNPLDGLPVTLGHFASFPVIMSLIGLAVIIGLEKLKVPGGILLTIVGVSLVGLIFDPTVHFSGIFAMPSLSDEHGNSLIGSLDIMGALNPVVLPSVLALVMTAVFDATGTIRAVAGQANLLDKDGQIINGGKALTTDSLSSVFSGLVGAAPAAVYIESAAGTAAGGKTGLTAITVGVLFLLILFLSPLSYLVPAYATAPALMYVGLLMLSNVAKIDFGDFVDAMAGLITAVFIVLTCNIVTGIMIGFATLVIGRVVSGEWRKLNIGTVVIALALVAFYAGGWAI; encoded by the coding sequence ATGTCTACGCCTTCAGCGCGTACCGGCGGTTTGGACGCCTGGTTCAAAATTTCAGCTCGTGGCAGCACCGTACGTCAGGAGATCCTTGCCGGTTTAACCACCTTCCTGGCAATGGTGTACTCCGTTATCGTCGTACCGGGCATGCTCGGTAAAGCGGGCTTCCCTCCGGCGGCCGTCTTCGTGGCGACCTGTCTGGTGGCGGGTGTCGGTTCTCTGGTCATGGGTCTGTGGGCGAATCTGCCGCTGGCGATTGGCTGTGCCATCTCGCTGACCGCGTTCACCGCCTTCAGCCTGGTGCTGGGCCAGCACATCAGCATTCCTGTGGCGCTGGGTGCCGTGTTCCTGATGGGTGTGCTGTTCACCATCATCTCCGCCACCGGTATCCGTAGCTGGATCCTGCGCAACCTGCCGCAGGGCGTTGCGCACGGCACCGGGATTGGTATCGGCCTGTTCCTGCTGCTGATCGCGGCGAACGGCGTGGGTCTGGTTATCAAAAACCCGCTGGACGGCCTGCCGGTGACCTTGGGTCACTTCGCGAGCTTCCCGGTTATCATGTCGCTGATTGGTCTGGCGGTGATTATCGGTCTGGAAAAACTGAAAGTGCCGGGCGGCATTTTGCTGACTATCGTCGGCGTGTCCCTTGTCGGCCTGATTTTCGATCCGACCGTGCATTTCTCCGGTATCTTCGCCATGCCTTCCCTCAGCGATGAGCACGGCAATTCGCTGATTGGCAGCCTCGATATCATGGGCGCGCTGAACCCGGTGGTTCTGCCAAGCGTGCTGGCATTAGTGATGACTGCGGTGTTTGACGCCACGGGTACCATCCGTGCCGTCGCCGGTCAGGCGAACCTGCTGGATAAAGACGGGCAGATTATCAATGGCGGCAAAGCGCTGACCACTGACTCCCTGAGCAGCGTGTTCTCCGGTCTGGTGGGCGCTGCGCCAGCCGCGGTTTACATCGAATCTGCTGCCGGTACTGCTGCGGGTGGTAAAACCGGCCTGACAGCTATTACCGTTGGCGTATTGTTCCTGCTGATCCTGTTCCTGTCCCCGCTCTCTTATCTGGTGCCTGCTTATGCAACCGCACCGGCGCTGATGTACGTGGGTCTGCTGATGCTGAGCAATGTGGCGAAAATCGACTTCGGTGATTTCGTCGATGCGATGGCAGGGCTGATCACTGCGGTGTTTATCGTTCTGACCTGTAACATCGTGACCGGTATCATGATCGGTTTCGCGACGCTGGTGATTGGCCGCGTGGTATCCGGTGAATGGCGTAAGCTGAACATCGGCACCGTGGTTATTGCCCTGGCGCTGGTAGCCTTCTACGCGGGCGGCTGGGCTATCTAA
- a CDS encoding glutathione S-transferase family protein has protein sequence MLTVHHLNLSRSQRVLWALEELELPYQIVRYQREPTMLAPEALKKVHPLGKSPVLEDDGLILAESGAILEYLQETHDPGQTLKPLNPEERIQYRFWLHYAEGSLMPFLVMKLVFGRLGKPPVPIGLRTVGKLLSQGVQKGYLNKQLATHAAFIESHLAQNTWFAGEQLSMADIQMSYPAMALLARGEKGTMPNLTAWTKRVENRPAWQRAIQQGGPLDFPGS, from the coding sequence ATGCTGACGGTACATCATCTTAATTTGTCGCGCTCCCAGCGCGTGCTTTGGGCCTTAGAAGAACTGGAATTGCCTTACCAGATAGTACGTTACCAGCGCGAGCCGACCATGTTGGCGCCTGAGGCGTTGAAAAAAGTGCATCCGCTAGGTAAATCGCCAGTGCTGGAAGACGACGGGCTGATCCTCGCCGAGTCGGGCGCGATTCTGGAATATTTGCAGGAGACGCACGATCCCGGACAAACGCTAAAACCCTTGAACCCGGAGGAGCGCATTCAGTACCGCTTTTGGCTGCATTACGCCGAGGGCTCGTTGATGCCGTTCCTGGTCATGAAGCTGGTGTTTGGGCGTCTCGGTAAGCCGCCGGTGCCGATTGGATTGCGAACGGTGGGCAAATTGTTGTCCCAGGGTGTGCAGAAGGGATATCTCAATAAACAGCTGGCCACGCATGCGGCCTTTATTGAATCGCACCTGGCACAAAACACGTGGTTTGCCGGAGAGCAGCTCAGTATGGCGGATATTCAGATGAGCTATCCGGCGATGGCATTACTGGCGCGTGGAGAAAAGGGCACGATGCCGAATCTGACGGCGTGGACAAAACGCGTTGAAAATCGTCCCGCCTGGCAGAGAGCCATTCAACAAGGTGGCCCACTCGATTTTCCCGGCAGTTGA
- the soxR gene encoding redox-sensitive transcriptional activator SoxR, which produces MEKKSSRIKTLLTPGEVARRSGVAVSALHFYESKGLIESTRNEGNQRRYRRDVLRYVAIIKIAQRIGIPLSTISDALGVLPEGHNLSPKAWKQLSSQWREELDSRIHTLVALRDQLDGCIGCGCLSHRDCPLRNPGDMLGEKGPGAHFPDENA; this is translated from the coding sequence ATGGAAAAGAAATCATCCCGCATTAAAACCCTGCTGACGCCGGGTGAAGTGGCAAGGCGTAGCGGCGTTGCCGTGTCTGCGCTGCATTTCTATGAAAGCAAAGGATTAATTGAGAGCACGCGTAACGAAGGCAACCAGCGTCGATACCGTCGTGACGTGCTGCGTTATGTGGCGATCATCAAGATTGCCCAGCGAATCGGCATTCCGCTTTCCACCATTAGCGACGCGCTGGGCGTGCTGCCGGAAGGGCATAACCTGAGTCCAAAAGCATGGAAACAGCTGTCGTCCCAATGGCGCGAGGAACTGGATAGCCGCATCCACACGTTGGTCGCTTTGCGCGACCAGCTTGATGGCTGCATCGGTTGCGGCTGCCTGTCGCATCGCGACTGCCCGCTGCGCAACCCGGGCGATATGCTCGGTGAGAAAGGGCCCGGCGCGCACTTCCCGGATGAGAATGCCTAA
- the soxS gene encoding superoxide response transcriptional regulator SoxS, producing MSHHDIIETLIEWIDDHIDQPLNIDVVARKSGYSKWYLQRMFRAVMHQTLGEYIRQRRLLMAAEELRTTKRPIFDIAMDLGYVSQQTFSRVFRREFDRTPSDYRHQISA from the coding sequence ATGTCCCATCACGACATCATTGAAACGCTGATTGAATGGATTGATGACCATATTGATCAACCGCTTAATATTGATGTGGTCGCCAGAAAATCGGGCTATTCAAAATGGTATTTGCAGCGGATGTTTCGCGCAGTGATGCATCAGACGTTAGGGGAATACATTCGCCAGCGGCGGTTGCTGATGGCGGCAGAAGAACTGCGCACGACGAAACGTCCGATTTTTGATATTGCGATGGATTTGGGTTACGTGTCGCAGCAGACCTTTTCGCGCGTCTTTCGCCGGGAGTTCGACCGCACCCCGAGCGACTACCGCCATCAGATCTCAGCGTGA
- a CDS encoding EAL domain-containing protein — MNQSARSIVQRGLGVIIVVLLPVMLALWFSQFRAESETHSQLNTFAHIALNKTEQVIRQADLARDAAEHYTGMLCSPEHQKQMLNIVRGRLYVEDLIYAQGDRFVCSTSVHPDKAWSMPAPNYRRKPDIAIYYYRDTPFFPGYNMTYMQRGNYVAVINPLSYSEIVTDDDSLAFGAYDTKTKTFFSVSENTSLNTLKPLIRDSGSAFQHDGRFYTIALSERRPIAIIISTSDARYFQNFRHQAMLTLPLGFICSILILLAWARSRQRFNSPKRLLQRALNKQQLRLHYQPIIDIKNNQCVGAEALLRWPGFDGPVMSPAEFIPLAEKEGLIEQVTDYVVESVFTDLGDFLQHNPQLYISINLSASDFHSSRLIAMISDKALQYGVRAQQIKIEVTERGFIDVPKTTPVIQAFRQAGYEVAIDDFGTGYSNLHNLYSLNVDILKIDKSFVDTLTTNSTSHLIAEHIIEMAQSLRLKTIAEGVETAEQVSWLLKRGVQFCQGWHFAKAMPPHEFVEWQQGSMPWASLQTAHAEI, encoded by the coding sequence ATGAACCAGAGTGCGCGAAGCATCGTGCAGAGGGGCTTGGGGGTGATCATCGTCGTGCTCTTGCCGGTGATGCTTGCGCTTTGGTTTTCGCAGTTCAGAGCCGAGTCTGAAACCCACAGTCAGCTTAATACATTCGCTCACATCGCCCTGAATAAAACGGAACAGGTTATTCGCCAGGCCGATCTCGCCAGAGACGCCGCCGAACATTACACCGGCATGCTGTGCTCGCCAGAACATCAGAAGCAGATGTTAAATATCGTTCGCGGACGCCTGTACGTTGAAGATTTAATTTATGCGCAGGGCGATCGGTTTGTCTGCTCCACATCGGTGCATCCGGATAAAGCCTGGTCGATGCCCGCGCCTAATTACCGCCGCAAACCTGATATTGCTATTTATTATTATCGCGATACCCCGTTTTTTCCCGGCTATAACATGACGTATATGCAGCGCGGGAATTATGTCGCGGTGATTAACCCGCTGTCCTATAGCGAAATCGTGACGGATGACGATAGCCTCGCCTTTGGTGCCTACGACACCAAAACCAAAACCTTCTTTTCCGTCAGCGAAAACACCAGTCTGAATACCTTAAAACCGCTAATCCGTGACAGCGGGTCTGCGTTTCAGCACGATGGCCGTTTTTATACCATCGCGCTTTCTGAACGTCGGCCGATTGCTATTATTATTTCGACATCAGATGCGCGTTATTTCCAAAACTTCCGCCATCAAGCGATGCTGACCCTGCCGCTGGGATTCATTTGCAGCATACTTATCCTGCTGGCCTGGGCTCGCAGCCGTCAGCGGTTTAATTCGCCGAAGCGCTTATTACAGCGAGCGCTGAATAAGCAGCAGCTGCGGCTGCATTATCAGCCCATTATCGATATCAAAAACAATCAATGCGTTGGCGCTGAAGCGCTACTGCGCTGGCCCGGGTTTGACGGCCCGGTAATGAGCCCGGCTGAATTTATTCCGTTGGCGGAGAAAGAAGGTTTAATTGAGCAGGTGACGGATTACGTCGTGGAATCGGTGTTCACTGACTTAGGTGATTTTCTACAGCACAACCCTCAGCTGTATATCTCCATTAACCTCTCGGCCTCTGATTTCCACTCTTCGCGTCTGATTGCGATGATTTCCGATAAGGCCTTGCAGTATGGGGTTCGGGCTCAGCAAATCAAAATTGAGGTGACGGAGCGCGGGTTTATTGATGTGCCCAAAACGACACCGGTTATTCAGGCGTTTCGTCAGGCGGGTTATGAAGTGGCCATCGATGATTTCGGCACTGGCTATTCCAACCTGCACAACCTCTATTCGTTGAACGTCGATATCCTGAAAATCGATAAATCGTTCGTCGACACGCTCACCACCAATAGCACCAGCCATCTGATTGCGGAACATATCATCGAAATGGCGCAAAGCCTGCGTCTGAAGACCATCGCGGAAGGCGTCGAAACCGCCGAGCAGGTCAGTTGGCTTCTAAAGCGTGGGGTACAGTTCTGTCAGGGCTGGCATTTCGCAAAAGCCATGCCGCCGCACGAGTTTGTTGAGTGGCAGCAGGGCTCAATGCCGTGGGCAAGCCTTCAGACGGCTCACGCTGAGATCTGA